Proteins found in one Amphiura filiformis chromosome 14, Afil_fr2py, whole genome shotgun sequence genomic segment:
- the LOC140169969 gene encoding cystathionine beta-synthase-like: MAENGHTWVSPETPSKCTWHAEKDVSSSPHYQSTKVFTEDKTRILPNVLHVIGDTPMVRINNITKNTGLKCELLAKLEFFNAGGSVKDRIARRMIEDAERDGLLKPGSTIIEPTSGNTGIGVALAAAVKGYRCIIVLPERMSNEKVALLHALGAETIRTRSDAAFDEPDSHISVAQRINHEMPNSVLLNQYRNAGNPLAHYDQTAEEILRQCDGKVDMIVAGVGTGGTISGIGRKIREKCPNCKIVGVDPEGSVLAHAEDVDKPDSAHFEIEGIGYDFIPTVLDSSMIDDWVKCNDQDSFLMARRLIKEEGLLCGGSSGAAVHAALEAAQSLEEGQRCVVILADSVRNYMTKFLSDDWMIEKGFMDKKTKQEESVMGGTVDSNGTDSR; encoded by the exons ATGGCAGAGAACGGACATACTTGGGTTTCACCTGAGACGCCATCAAAATGCACTTGGCATGCTGAGAAGGATGTGTCCTCCAGTCCACACTACCAAAGCACAAA GGTATTTACTGAAGACAAAACACGCATCCTACCGAACGTCCTACATGTAATTGGCGACACACCGATGGTGCGCATAAATAACATCACCAAGAATACCGGATTAAAATGCGAATTAT TGGCGAAACTAGAATTTTTCAACGCAGGTGGCAGTGTTAAAGACCGAATTGCGCGAAGAATGATCGAGGATGCCGAGAGAGATGGTCTCTTAAAACCAGGCTCGACGATCATTGAACCGACATCAGGAAACACAG GAATCGGAGTTGCCTTAGCAGCTGCCGTCAAAGGCTATCGTTGTATCATTGTCCTGCCAGAACGAATGAGTAATGAAAAGGTAGCCCTTCTGCACGCTCTTGGTGCCGAAACGATCAGAACACGCTCAGATGCCGCCTTTGACGAACCAGACTCACACATCTCCGTGGCGCAAAGAATAAACCACGAGATGCCAAATTCTGTTCTTCTTAATCAATATAGAAATGCCGGGAATCCATTGGCTCATTACGACCAAACGGCTGAAGAAATTTTGAGACAATGCGATG GAAAAGTTGATATGATTGTTGCTGGAGTTGGTACAGGAGGAACAATTTCAGGAATTGGGAGGAAAATTAGAGAGAAATGTCCAAATTGCAAG ATCGTAGGTGTAGATCCAGAAGGCTCCGTATTGGCACACGCAGAAGATGTCGACAAGCCCGATTCTGCTCACTTTGAGATAGAAGGGATCGGTTATGATTTCATACCAACGGTCTTAGATAGTTCAATGATAGACGACTGGGTCAAGTGCAATGACCAAGACTCATTCCTGATGGCAAGGAGACTGATCAAAGAAGAAGGTCTTCTCTGTG GTGGGAGCAGTGGTGCAGCAGTACACGCAGCCTTGGAAGCAGCACAAAGCCTAGAAGAAGGACAGCGTTGTGTTGTGATTTTAGCAGATAGTGTCAGAAATTACAT GACGAAGTTTTTGTCAGATGACTGGATGATAGAGAAAGGGTTCATGGACAAGAAAACCAAGCAGGAAGAGTCTGTCATGGGAGGAACCGTGGACTCCAATGGTACTGACAGTAGGTAG